A genomic region of Chryseobacterium sp. KACC 21268 contains the following coding sequences:
- the ccoG gene encoding cytochrome c oxidase accessory protein CcoG, which yields MSTTEKKYNEAESWVVEAETFRDSVGTMDNTGKRKWVFPRKPKGKFTNYRVLVSILLLAIYFAVPFLKINGNPVLLFNIIERQFFILGQPFYPQDFFILALGAIVSLIFIIIFTVVFGRIFCGWICPQTIFLEMIFRKIEYAIEGDRNKQMRLDNQEWNTEKIWKRSLKWFIFLLISVIITHIMFMYIVGYEEVLKIMQQGPFEKPTNFLVMILFTAAFYFVFAWFREQVCTMVCPYGRLQGVLIDKETINVFYDYKRGENRAKWKKGEDRRAEGKGDCIDCKQCVVVCPTGIDIRDGLQMECVNCTACIDACDEVMVKVGLPPGLIRYASEKEIEAQQNFKFSGKMKAYSVVLLVLIGFLGGLLYNRGEMEAKFLKPPGSTFFVRDGKITNTYNYTFLNKSNENRTVIIKIIEPKNGEISSGTSNRIIMKRDAMIKGTINVSFPESQIKLSKQNLELGVYDMNGELLDSYSTYFEGPFKFQF from the coding sequence ATGAGTACTACAGAAAAAAAATACAACGAGGCGGAAAGCTGGGTCGTAGAAGCTGAAACATTCAGAGACTCTGTAGGGACAATGGATAATACCGGTAAAAGAAAATGGGTATTTCCACGAAAACCTAAAGGAAAATTTACCAATTACAGAGTTCTGGTAAGTATCTTACTATTAGCAATTTACTTTGCTGTTCCATTTTTGAAGATCAATGGAAATCCAGTTCTATTATTCAACATCATAGAACGTCAATTCTTTATTCTTGGGCAACCATTTTATCCTCAGGACTTCTTTATCCTGGCATTGGGCGCTATTGTTTCATTAATATTTATCATCATCTTTACCGTGGTTTTCGGAAGGATATTTTGTGGATGGATTTGTCCTCAAACTATCTTTTTAGAAATGATATTCCGTAAAATAGAATATGCGATAGAAGGTGACCGAAACAAACAAATGAGACTCGACAACCAGGAATGGAATACAGAGAAGATCTGGAAGCGTTCTTTGAAGTGGTTTATTTTTCTTCTGATTTCCGTTATCATTACCCACATTATGTTTATGTACATCGTCGGATATGAGGAAGTTCTAAAAATAATGCAACAAGGTCCTTTTGAAAAACCAACCAATTTCTTGGTAATGATTCTTTTCACGGCGGCATTCTATTTTGTGTTTGCTTGGTTCAGAGAGCAGGTTTGTACAATGGTTTGTCCATACGGAAGACTTCAAGGTGTTTTGATCGATAAAGAGACCATCAACGTTTTTTACGATTATAAAAGAGGAGAAAACCGCGCTAAATGGAAAAAAGGCGAAGACAGAAGAGCTGAAGGAAAGGGCGACTGTATCGACTGTAAACAGTGCGTTGTCGTTTGTCCAACTGGAATCGATATCCGTGATGGTCTACAAATGGAATGCGTGAACTGTACCGCTTGTATCGATGCTTGTGATGAAGTGATGGTAAAAGTTGGCCTTCCACCTGGATTGATCCGTTACGCCTCCGAAAAAGAAATCGAGGCACAACAGAACTTCAAATTCTCTGGAAAAATGAAAGCTTACAGCGTTGTATTGCTGGTTCTGATTGGTTTCTTAGGTGGATTGCTCTACAACAGAGGCGAGATGGAAGCGAAATTCCTGAAACCTCCTGGATCCACTTTCTTCGTGAGAGACGGAAAAATTACGAACACTTACAATTATACGTTCCTTAATAAATCCAACGAGAACAGAACAGTTATCATCAAGATCATTGAACCGAAAAATGGTGAGATCTCATCTGGAACTTCTAACAGGATCATTATGAAAAGAGATGCGATGATCAAAGGAACCATCAATGTGAGTTTCCCGGAAAGTCAGATCAAACTGTCAAAACAAAATCTGGAACTGGGCGTTTATGATATGAATGGAGAACTGTTGGATTCTTACAGCACTTATTTTGAAGGGCCGTTCAAATTTCAATTTTAA
- the ccoN gene encoding cytochrome-c oxidase, cbb3-type subunit I has protein sequence METQKFSYDNGIVRAFLIATVVFGLLGFLLGLTAALLLFYPELPEFFLGTDDPTIQSLRTGGMQGLIDSQGAFGFGRIRMMHTSTVIFAFVGNSFFAGFYYSMQRLLKTRMWSDTLSWVHFWGWQLMLVTTLITFLMGINTSKEYAEHEWPIDILITVVWLIFGFNMFATVATRRVRHLYVAIWFYIGTWVAVAMLHIFNNLEVPLSFTGWKSYSAYAGVKDALVQWWYGHNAVAFFLTTPVLGMMYYFVPKAADRPVFSYKLSIIHFWSLIFVYIWAGPHHLQYTSLPAWAQAVGTGFSIMLIAPSWGGMLNGLLTLRGAWDKVRENPVLKFFVVAVTCYGMATFEGPLLATKTVNKVGHFTDWVIGHVHLGALGWNGFMAFGVIYYLVPIMWRTKLWSVKLANWHFWLGTFGIIFYAVPLYIAGFTQGLMWKQFNPDGTLMYKNWLDTVTAILPFFKLRFLGGFLYFSGAVLMVVNLIATARKGSFQKEVPVEVPALAKINKGRKEGETFHLWLERTPLYLSILSFVAVAIGGSLEILPTIFVKDNVPTISAVKPYSPLELEGRDLYIREGCNSCHSQMIRPFRDEVVRFNGKNGQYSKAGEYIYDRPFLWGSKRTGPDLQREGGARPDSWHFKHMYNPRSTSAGSIMPRFPWLIENTLDRSKTKAKLELMKNTYDVPYTKAQIDSMDTWMNNQASVIVKNVFSEAADVKTSFAEAKANKAKDGEQFVPLEKREIVALIAYLQRLGTDIKTTEVKTASN, from the coding sequence ATGGAAACACAAAAATTTAGTTATGACAACGGTATTGTTCGCGCTTTTCTTATCGCGACGGTCGTTTTCGGTTTATTAGGTTTTTTATTAGGACTGACGGCTGCGTTGTTGCTATTTTACCCTGAATTACCAGAATTTTTCCTGGGAACTGATGACCCGACAATCCAATCGCTAAGAACCGGTGGAATGCAGGGACTTATTGATTCTCAAGGTGCTTTCGGATTTGGGCGTATTAGAATGATGCATACGAGCACCGTAATTTTCGCATTTGTGGGGAACAGCTTCTTTGCAGGATTTTACTATTCTATGCAGAGATTGTTGAAAACCAGAATGTGGAGCGACACTCTATCTTGGGTTCATTTCTGGGGATGGCAGTTGATGTTGGTAACGACACTGATCACTTTCTTAATGGGAATCAACACTTCCAAAGAATACGCAGAGCACGAGTGGCCAATCGATATTTTGATCACGGTTGTTTGGTTGATCTTTGGTTTCAATATGTTTGCTACAGTAGCAACAAGAAGAGTAAGGCATTTGTATGTGGCGATCTGGTTCTACATCGGAACTTGGGTTGCAGTAGCTATGCTTCACATCTTCAATAACTTAGAAGTTCCTTTATCCTTCACAGGATGGAAATCCTATTCTGCTTACGCAGGTGTGAAAGATGCCTTGGTACAATGGTGGTATGGTCACAATGCGGTAGCATTTTTCTTAACGACGCCAGTTCTTGGGATGATGTACTACTTCGTTCCTAAGGCGGCAGACAGACCAGTTTTCTCCTACAAACTATCGATTATTCACTTCTGGTCGTTGATTTTCGTCTATATCTGGGCAGGTCCTCACCACTTACAATATACTTCTCTACCAGCTTGGGCTCAGGCTGTAGGAACAGGTTTCTCTATTATGCTTATCGCACCATCTTGGGGAGGTATGCTAAATGGTCTATTGACTTTGAGAGGAGCTTGGGATAAAGTAAGAGAAAATCCGGTTCTTAAATTCTTTGTCGTAGCTGTAACTTGTTACGGTATGGCTACTTTTGAAGGACCACTTTTGGCAACCAAAACCGTAAACAAAGTAGGTCACTTTACAGACTGGGTAATCGGTCACGTTCACTTAGGTGCACTTGGCTGGAACGGATTTATGGCCTTTGGAGTTATCTATTATTTAGTTCCAATTATGTGGAGAACCAAACTTTGGTCTGTAAAACTAGCTAACTGGCATTTCTGGTTAGGAACATTCGGGATCATTTTCTACGCAGTTCCTTTGTATATCGCTGGATTCACACAAGGTTTGATGTGGAAACAGTTCAACCCAGACGGTACTTTGATGTACAAAAACTGGTTGGATACCGTAACTGCGATCTTGCCATTCTTTAAACTGAGATTCCTAGGTGGATTCCTATATTTTTCTGGAGCAGTACTTATGGTTGTAAACTTAATTGCAACCGCTAGAAAAGGATCTTTCCAAAAAGAAGTTCCGGTAGAAGTTCCTGCATTGGCAAAAATCAACAAAGGAAGAAAAGAAGGCGAAACCTTCCACCTTTGGTTGGAGAGAACGCCATTATACTTATCAATATTATCATTCGTTGCAGTTGCAATTGGTGGATCATTAGAGATCTTGCCGACCATATTCGTAAAAGACAACGTCCCTACAATTTCAGCCGTGAAGCCTTATTCACCATTGGAATTAGAAGGTAGAGATCTTTATATCAGAGAAGGTTGTAACTCTTGCCACTCGCAGATGATCCGCCCTTTCCGAGATGAAGTTGTAAGATTCAATGGTAAAAACGGACAGTATTCCAAAGCTGGTGAATATATCTATGACAGGCCATTCCTTTGGGGATCTAAAAGAACAGGTCCGGATTTACAGAGAGAAGGTGGCGCAAGACCAGATTCTTGGCACTTCAAACATATGTACAATCCAAGATCGACCTCTGCAGGTTCCATCATGCCAAGATTCCCTTGGTTGATAGAAAATACACTCGACAGAAGCAAGACGAAAGCTAAATTGGAATTGATGAAGAACACTTACGATGTTCCATATACAAAAGCTCAAATCGACTCTATGGATACTTGGATGAACAATCAAGCGAGTGTCATCGTTAAAAATGTATTCTCTGAAGCAGCTGACGTGAAAACATCATTTGCAGAAGCGAAAGCGAACAAAGCGAAAGATGGCGAGCAATTTGTTCCACTTGAAAAAAGAGAGATCGTTGCCTTGATCGCATACTTGCAGAGATTAGGAACTGATATCAAAACGACAGAAGTAAAAACAGCTAGTAATTAA
- a CDS encoding c-type cytochrome has product MKRRTPAYINIPIVLGLLIIVFYMFTQTSDFLSTKFFLGTALISIVVVFIQGAIGDLIENEKFKKLTDTEKATYLAEKKVPYFQYLWNGAFKSQSEKEEKDILIDHGFDGIMELDNQLPKWWLGLFYFGVAYCILYVSSYFLTDFAHPYKEYEQEYREQTAAINEYMATVTQPTIETAVFSEDNVEAGKAVFETNCVSCHGEGGKGGIGPNLTDNFWINQPEKTLFKNVFYMVENGSTNNPTMQAWGKNGVVSGFEIQQVAAYVYHINQEQAPITPAQGGAAPQGTEANWEKAK; this is encoded by the coding sequence ATGAAAAGAAGAACACCTGCTTATATTAATATTCCGATCGTTTTAGGATTACTAATTATAGTTTTTTACATGTTTACCCAAACATCAGATTTCCTGTCCACAAAGTTTTTCCTTGGAACAGCGTTGATCAGTATTGTGGTGGTATTCATCCAAGGTGCAATTGGGGACCTGATAGAAAATGAAAAATTCAAAAAGCTAACAGATACTGAGAAAGCAACATATCTTGCGGAGAAAAAAGTTCCTTATTTCCAATATCTTTGGAATGGTGCTTTCAAAAGCCAATCAGAAAAAGAAGAGAAAGATATCCTTATCGATCACGGATTTGATGGCATTATGGAACTTGACAATCAGCTTCCTAAATGGTGGTTAGGTCTTTTCTATTTTGGTGTAGCTTACTGTATCCTTTATGTTTCATCTTATTTCTTGACAGATTTTGCTCATCCTTACAAAGAATATGAGCAGGAATACAGAGAGCAGACTGCTGCTATCAACGAATATATGGCAACTGTAACTCAGCCAACTATCGAAACTGCAGTATTCTCTGAGGATAATGTAGAAGCTGGAAAAGCTGTTTTCGAAACCAACTGTGTGTCTTGTCACGGAGAAGGTGGAAAAGGTGGTATTGGACCTAACTTGACAGATAATTTCTGGATCAACCAACCAGAGAAAACATTATTCAAAAATGTGTTCTATATGGTTGAGAATGGAAGTACAAATAACCCTACAATGCAGGCTTGGGGTAAGAATGGTGTAGTATCTGGATTTGAGATCCAGCAAGTGGCAGCATATGTTTACCACATCAACCAAGAGCAGGCTCCTATTACACCTGCACAAGGTGGCGCAGCTCCACAAGGAACTGAGGCCAACTGGGAAAAAGCTAAATAA
- a CDS encoding helix-turn-helix domain-containing protein produces the protein MSDKKYKTVSLDSLIDKHIGTKGTEKREVFENELKIDLLGQAIKQARQERNLTQEQLGNLVGVQKAQISKIENSVKNARFETILKVFDALGAKVNFNVELNDKKLAY, from the coding sequence ATGTCGGACAAAAAATATAAAACAGTTTCTTTAGATAGCTTGATAGATAAGCACATTGGAACTAAGGGAACAGAGAAACGCGAAGTATTCGAAAATGAATTAAAAATAGATTTATTAGGACAAGCCATCAAACAAGCAAGACAAGAGCGTAATCTGACACAAGAGCAACTGGGGAATTTGGTTGGCGTTCAGAAAGCTCAAATTTCAAAAATTGAAAACAGCGTCAAAAATGCGAGGTTTGAAACCATTTTAAAAGTATTTGATGCACTAGGAGCAAAAGTTAATTTCAATGTAGAATTGAATGACAAGAAATTAGCTTATTAA
- a CDS encoding FixH family protein — protein MKNLNWGHGLAIALGCFILFILFLIFIFPMGKQNAEMISNNYYEEELQYQDIIDAKNNAAKLEQTPTYKSTAEGILITFPQTIKVDENTVNFVLFRTEDSNLDVKKEVTLQHNLFLIPAKVISKGSYTLKLKWTENKKPYQVDYDILWK, from the coding sequence ATGAAAAATCTAAATTGGGGACACGGATTGGCCATTGCACTTGGTTGTTTCATCCTTTTCATCCTCTTTCTGATATTTATATTTCCGATGGGAAAACAGAATGCGGAAATGATTTCCAATAATTACTACGAAGAAGAACTTCAGTATCAGGATATCATCGATGCGAAAAATAATGCAGCAAAACTCGAGCAGACACCGACATACAAATCTACCGCAGAAGGCATATTGATTACATTTCCTCAAACGATAAAAGTGGATGAGAACACTGTCAACTTCGTTTTGTTCAGAACCGAAGATTCCAATCTGGATGTAAAAAAAGAAGTGACCTTGCAACACAATCTTTTCTTGATTCCTGCCAAAGTCATCTCGAAAGGTTCTTACACTTTAAAGCTAAAATGGACAGAAAATAAGAAACCTTATCAGGTGGATTATGACATCTTATGGAAGTAG
- a CDS encoding sulfite exporter TauE/SafE family protein, which produces MEVALIISAIGLGFASGFHCIGMCGPIALSMGLTKNQKANFYLQNLTYQFGRILTYSILGGILGIIGQSFELAGFQKYLTVLVGVLLIVMAIFSFGGKDFAAKIPFVSRALLNVKMKLGKILQRPDYKSRFATGILNGLLPCGMVYMALTASLAAGGIWQSSLFMFLFGLGTFPFMFAVVYLGNFITTAFRVRILKVIPVMMIILGGLFVLRGLELGIPYVSPHSESLHVNHSTDGFHTDHTNCH; this is translated from the coding sequence ATGGAAGTAGCACTCATCATATCGGCCATTGGTTTGGGATTCGCATCCGGATTCCATTGCATCGGTATGTGCGGACCAATTGCACTTTCAATGGGATTGACGAAGAACCAGAAGGCCAACTTCTATCTTCAAAATCTCACCTATCAATTTGGAAGGATTCTCACCTACTCTATTCTTGGCGGAATCCTGGGCATCATCGGTCAAAGTTTTGAGTTGGCTGGATTTCAAAAATATCTAACTGTTTTGGTCGGAGTTTTATTGATTGTAATGGCGATTTTCTCATTCGGAGGAAAAGACTTCGCCGCCAAAATCCCATTTGTTTCAAGAGCTTTACTGAATGTCAAAATGAAACTTGGGAAAATCCTACAGCGTCCCGATTACAAATCACGTTTCGCAACAGGAATCCTGAATGGACTTCTACCTTGCGGAATGGTCTATATGGCTTTGACGGCTTCTCTCGCAGCCGGCGGAATCTGGCAAAGTTCGCTCTTTATGTTCCTTTTTGGATTGGGCACTTTTCCGTTTATGTTTGCCGTTGTTTACTTGGGGAATTTCATCACCACAGCTTTCCGAGTAAGAATATTGAAAGTCATTCCAGTGATGATGATAATCCTGGGTGGATTGTTTGTTTTAAGAGGCTTGGAACTAGGAATTCCGTACGTTTCCCCACATTCCGAATCTTTGCACGTCAATCACTCTACAGATGGTTTTCATACGGACCATACAAATTGTCATTAA
- a CDS encoding CcoQ/FixQ family Cbb3-type cytochrome c oxidase assembly chaperone, whose amino-acid sequence MIPQSFKDIVSNVENAGLFQTIAMLIFILFFVVMVYVVINRPKKYYKEEENAPLEKDDEDDRFTL is encoded by the coding sequence ATGATTCCGCAAAGTTTTAAAGACATCGTCTCCAATGTGGAAAATGCAGGTTTGTTTCAGACCATTGCAATGCTCATCTTTATTTTGTTCTTCGTGGTAATGGTTTATGTTGTGATCAACAGACCAAAAAAATATTACAAAGAAGAAGAAAATGCACCTTTGGAAAAAGATGATGAGGACGATAGATTTACTTTGTAA